The following proteins are encoded in a genomic region of Garra rufa chromosome 22, GarRuf1.0, whole genome shotgun sequence:
- the aco2 gene encoding aconitate hydratase, mitochondrial, with amino-acid sequence MATYCLTVARLQLALGHGARRFHVAAALNAKANVAVSRFEPNSYINYDKLRSNIDIVRKRLNRPLTLSEKIVYGHLDDPAGQEIVRGRTYLRLRPDRVAMQDATAQMAMLQFISSGLPRVAVPSTIHCDHLIEAQIGGAQDLQRAKEVNHEVYNFLASAGAKYGVGFWKPGSGIIHQIILENYAYPGVMLIGTDSHTPNGGGLGCICIGVGGADAVDVMAGIPWELKCPNVIGVKLTGTLSGWTSPKDVILKVAGILTVKGGTGAIVEYHGPGVDSISCTGMATICNMGAEIGATTSVFPYNHRMRTYLEKTGRGEIAAVANENQDLLVPDSGCQYDQIIEINLSELKPHINGPFTPDLAHPVSDIGSIAEKHGWPLEVKVGLIGSCTNSSYEDMGRAASLAKQALDKGLKCKAQFTVTPGSEQIRATIERDGYAKVLRDVGGVVLANACGPCIGQWDRRDVKKGEKNTIVTSFNRNFTARNDANPATHAFVTSPEIVTALAIAGTLKFNPETDFLTAPNGEKFKLLPPTGDELPARDFDPGQDTYQHPPADGTSLKVDVNPQSNRLQLLEPFDKWSGKDLEDLQVLIKVKGKCTTDHISAAGPWLKFRGHLDNISNNLLIGAVNIENDAVNKIRNHLTGEFGGVPDVARHYKKHNVSWVVVGDENYGEGSSREHAALEPRHLGGRAIIVKSFARIHETNLKKQGLLPLTFANPADYDKICPDDKISILGLKSFAPGKPLKAVIKHSDGSSETIELNHTFNETQIEWFQAGSALNRMKQMQK; translated from the exons ATGGCAACCTACTGCTTAACCGTCGCCCGGCTTCAG CTCGCTCTGGGTCATGGCGCCCGACGCTTTCATGTGGCGGCAGCTCTCAACGCAAAGGCCAATGTGGCCGTGAGCCGCTTTGAGCCAAACTCTTACATCAACTATGACAAGCTTCGCTCAAATATTGACATTGTGCGCAAAAG GCTCAACCGGCCACTCACTCTGTCAGAGAAGATTGTCTATGGCCATCTCGATGATCCAGCTGGACAGGAGATCGTTCGAGGGCGCACGTACTTGCGTCTGCGACCCGATCGAGTTGCTATGCAGGATGCAACAGCACAGATGGCCATGCTGCAGTTCATCAGCAGTGGACTTCCGAGAGTGGCAGTGCCATCCACCATTCACTGTGACCATCTTATCGAGGCCCAGATCGGCGGAGCCCAAGATCTACAGAGGGCAAAG GAAGTGAATCATGAAGTTTACAACTTCCTGGCTAGTGCTGGGGCTAAATATGGTGTTGGCTTTTGGAAACCTGGCTCTGGAATCATCCATCAG ATTATTTTGGAGAACTACGCATACCCTGGAGTCATGTTGATTGGTACAGACTCGCACACCCCTAATGGTGGTGGTCTGGGCTGCATCTGCATTGGAGTTGGTGGAGCCGATGCTGTTGATGTCATGGCAGGAATCCCCTGGGAGCTGAAGTGTCCAAAT GTCATCGGTGTGAAATTGACCGGCACATTATCTGGCTGGACCTCACCAAAAGATGTCATCCTTAAAGTGGCTGGTATTTTGACAGTGAAGGGTGGCACTGGTGCCATTGTGGAGTACCATGGTCCTGGTGTGGATTCTATCTCCTGCACAG GGATGGCCACCATCTGTAATATGGGTGCTGAAATTGGAGCTACCACTTCTGTGTTCCCTTACAATCACCGTATGAGGACTTACTTGGAGAAGACGGGTCGTGGAG AAATCGCTGCTGTTGCAAATGAGAACCAAGATCTGCTGGTACCTGACTCTGGCTGTCAGTACGACCAGATAATCGAGATTAATCTAAGTGAG CTGAAGCCTCACATCAATGGCCCATTTACTCCTGACCTGGCCCACCCTGTTTCAGACATCGGCTCTATTGCTGAGAAGCATGGCTGGCCCCTGGAAGTCAAAGTTG GTCTTATTGGAAGCTGCACCAACTCCAGTTATGAGGACATGGGCAGAGCTGCCTCTTTGGCCAAACAAGCACTTGACAAAGGACTCAAATGCAAAGCCCAGTTCACAGTCACCCCTGGGTCCGAGCAGATTCGTGCCACAATTGAGCGAGATGGCTAT GCTAAAGTGTTGAGGGATGTTGGTGGAGTTGTCCTGGCTAATGCCTGTGGACCCTGCATCGGTCAGTGGGACAG ACGTGATGTTAAGAAGGGAGAGAAGAACACCATTGTTACATCATTCAACAGAAACTTTACAGCCAGAAACGATGCTAACCCTGCCACTCATGCTTTTGTCACTTCCCCAGAG ATCGTCACAGCCCTTGCCATTGCAGGCACTCTGAAGTTCAACCCTGAGACTGACTTCCTCACAGCCCCCAACGGAGAGAAGTTTAAACTGCTGCCACCCACAGGAGATGAGCTTCCTGCCCGTGACTTTGACCCAGGTCAGGATACCTACCAGCACCCACCAGCTGATGGAACTAGTCTGAAAGTAGATGTCAACCCTCAGAGCAACCGCCTGCAGTTGCTCGAGCCCTTCGACAAATGGAGTGGAAAAGACCTCGAGGACCTCCAAGTGCTCATCAAG GTGAAAGGAAAGTGCACCACTGACCACATCAGCGCTGCCGGACCTTGGCTGAAGTTCCGTGGCCACCTTGATAACATTTCCAATAACCTGCTCATTGGTGCCGTTAATATTGAGAACGATGCCGTCAATAAAATTCGCAACCATCTGACTGGAGAGTTTGGTGGTGTCCCTGATGTTGCACGCCATTACAAA AAGCACAATGTTTCATGGGTAGTTGTGGGAGATGAGAACTACGGTGAAGGTTCCAGCAGAGAGCATGCTGCTCTGGAGCCCAGACATTTAGGAGGGAGGGCCATCATTGTGAAGAGCTTTGCTAGAATCCATG AAACTAACTTGAAGAAACAGGGCCTGCTGCCCCTCACCTTTGCCAACCCTGCTGATTACGACAAAATCTGCCCAGATGATAAAATCTCCATTTTAGGGCTTAAGAGCTTTGCCCCTGGAAAG CCCCTGAAGGCCGTCATCAAGCACAGTGATGGAAGCTCAGAAACCATTGAGTTGAACCACACCTTCAACGAAACCCAGATCGAATGGTTCCAGGCTGGCTCCGCCCTCAACAGAATGAAGCAGATGCAGAAATGA